A genomic region of Candidatus Dadabacteria bacterium contains the following coding sequences:
- the yajC gene encoding preprotein translocase subunit YajC: MKTLAFAATSALFLLSCMPPGTGQGGTGGTPFSAILPFVLIFALFYFLIIRPQQRQSRERKKMLAEVKRGDGIVTTGGIYGRVINVDGDDLTVEIAKGINIKMVRSGISEKTDSGAAESKSKGGG; this comes from the coding sequence TTGAAAACACTAGCTTTTGCCGCTACTTCAGCCCTTTTTCTTTTATCATGCATGCCTCCCGGGACCGGGCAGGGAGGAACGGGGGGAACGCCGTTCTCGGCCATACTCCCGTTCGTTTTAATATTCGCCCTTTTTTACTTTCTTATAATAAGACCCCAGCAGCGCCAGAGCCGTGAGCGCAAGAAGATGCTCGCCGAGGTAAAAAGAGGCGACGGCATTGTTACCACCGGTGGCATATACGGCAGGGTGATAAACGTCGACGGGGACGATCTCACGGTCGAGATAGCTAAAGGCATCAACATAAAAATGGTCCGCTCCGGGATCTCGGAGAAGACCGATTCCGGGGCCGCTGAAAGCAAATCCAAAGGGGGCGGCTGA
- the secF gene encoding protein translocase subunit SecF: MRIIGKLSYDFVDKMGGAMRISIALAVISIASLLYHQGPNWGVEFTGGTEIHIKLAKSLETEVLKGALAENGFPSESVQRFGLPGDNEHLIQFAPELATFDQIGDFQKKLEDLFATSENFEGASIQRIDYIGPRVGKELITKALLSILIACVGILAYLVFRFEFGFAVGAVIALIHDTLITVGAISLADKEFTLAIVAALLTVIGYSVNDTIVIFDRIRENMGNFPEKGFRELVNDGISQTLSRTLLTAITVFIVLLPLFFLGGSVIHDFAFTLMVGVVIGTYSSVFVASAFVVYWRKRKAAG, encoded by the coding sequence GTGCGGATTATAGGAAAACTGAGTTACGATTTTGTGGATAAGATGGGGGGTGCGATGCGTATTTCCATCGCGCTCGCGGTTATCTCCATCGCCTCCCTTCTGTATCACCAGGGCCCTAACTGGGGAGTAGAGTTCACCGGTGGGACGGAGATACATATAAAGCTCGCGAAGAGCCTTGAAACCGAAGTTCTGAAAGGTGCGCTTGCCGAGAATGGTTTTCCCTCGGAATCGGTCCAGCGCTTCGGCCTTCCGGGCGACAACGAGCACCTGATACAGTTTGCGCCGGAACTTGCGACTTTTGACCAGATAGGAGATTTTCAGAAAAAGCTGGAGGACCTCTTCGCCACGTCAGAGAATTTTGAGGGAGCCTCCATCCAGAGGATAGACTACATAGGTCCCAGGGTGGGTAAGGAGCTCATAACCAAGGCCCTTCTGTCCATACTGATTGCGTGCGTCGGAATACTCGCCTACCTGGTGTTTCGGTTTGAATTCGGTTTTGCCGTGGGGGCGGTTATCGCCCTTATTCACGATACCCTTATAACTGTCGGGGCCATATCGCTCGCGGACAAGGAGTTCACCCTTGCGATCGTAGCCGCGCTTCTGACCGTGATAGGTTATTCGGTTAACGACACAATCGTCATATTTGACAGGATAAGGGAGAACATGGGGAATTTCCCCGAAAAGGGCTTCAGGGAGCTTGTTAACGATGGAATAAGCCAGACGCTCTCGCGTACGTTGCTCACGGCTATAACGGTATTCATAGTGCTCCTTCCGCTCTTTTTCCTCGGCGGCTCGGTAATACACGATTTCGCGTTTACTCTTATGGTCGGGGTCGTTATAGGAACCTACTCGTCGGTTTTCGTGGCGAGTGCCTTCGTGGTCTACTGGAGAAAAAGGAAGGCGGCCGGATAG
- the secD gene encoding protein translocase subunit SecD, which yields MKGVSRLWITVIALFSFLCVILLTPTFMGDKLPSWWGKVFSSKGISLGLDLEGGIFLLLGVETEEGVEQEMLIVEESLVSKFRQNRILVKNSSVSDGTLTIGLFPGADMDKALEVARDEFEKVADISSDGFLVRLSIKPSYVDELERNSIERVRHIIENRVKDFGLVEPSIQKSGEDRILVQVPGASKKDRQRIVNLIKKTAVLEFKIVRAAGVSQENLLAAAEAGTKKQLAEKGLVIHEGDTGNENEKFFLTERLASVTGEYISDARITFDNYGNPAVGFTFRGEGASKFGKLTEANIGERLAIVLDGVIKSAPTIQDKITYQGTITGTFTTEEAKDLALILRSGSLPVPVRVEQERTVGPSLGQDSIEKGRFSMIVGGILVLVFMVFFYRMQGVVANAALVLNILFIMGFLSAFGVTLTLPGIAGLVLTLGMAVDGNIIIFERIKEELMAGKTAVHSIETGYARSVWTILDANVTTLLTALILFWLGTGPVKGFAATLSIGIVSTVFSNLIVARVFTNMLYRDKNLTEVSI from the coding sequence ATGAAAGGCGTGTCCCGTCTTTGGATTACCGTTATCGCTCTTTTCTCTTTTCTCTGCGTAATACTCCTTACGCCTACCTTCATGGGCGACAAGCTTCCCTCGTGGTGGGGGAAGGTTTTCTCAAGCAAGGGGATAAGCCTCGGGCTTGATCTTGAGGGAGGGATATTTCTTCTTCTGGGAGTGGAGACCGAAGAGGGCGTGGAGCAGGAGATGCTCATAGTCGAGGAGTCCCTGGTATCGAAATTCAGGCAGAACAGGATTCTCGTTAAGAACTCCTCTGTTTCGGACGGAACCCTCACGATCGGCCTTTTCCCGGGCGCGGATATGGACAAGGCGCTTGAGGTCGCGCGCGACGAGTTTGAGAAGGTGGCGGATATAAGTTCCGACGGCTTTCTGGTCAGGCTCTCGATAAAACCGTCCTACGTGGACGAGCTTGAGCGAAACTCAATAGAGCGGGTTCGCCACATAATAGAGAACCGCGTTAAGGATTTCGGCCTTGTCGAGCCGAGCATACAGAAGTCAGGCGAAGACAGGATCCTGGTGCAGGTGCCGGGCGCTTCCAAAAAAGACAGACAGAGAATAGTTAACCTGATCAAAAAGACGGCCGTTTTGGAATTCAAGATCGTAAGGGCGGCCGGGGTGTCGCAGGAGAACCTGCTTGCCGCCGCCGAAGCCGGGACCAAGAAGCAACTCGCGGAAAAAGGCCTTGTCATCCACGAGGGAGACACCGGGAACGAGAACGAAAAATTTTTCCTCACTGAAAGGCTTGCGAGCGTGACGGGGGAATATATCTCGGATGCCCGGATAACGTTTGACAATTACGGAAACCCCGCGGTCGGGTTCACGTTCAGGGGGGAGGGCGCGAGCAAGTTCGGAAAGCTTACCGAGGCTAACATCGGCGAACGTCTGGCGATAGTTCTTGACGGTGTGATAAAGTCGGCTCCCACAATCCAGGACAAGATAACCTACCAGGGCACGATAACCGGCACTTTCACCACGGAGGAGGCAAAAGACCTCGCGCTTATCCTTAGATCGGGCTCCCTTCCGGTTCCCGTGAGGGTCGAGCAGGAAAGGACCGTAGGTCCTTCCCTGGGGCAGGACTCGATAGAGAAGGGAAGATTCTCCATGATCGTCGGCGGCATACTTGTTCTGGTGTTCATGGTCTTTTTCTACAGGATGCAGGGTGTTGTAGCGAACGCCGCGCTTGTGCTCAACATACTTTTCATAATGGGTTTTCTCTCCGCTTTCGGCGTTACGCTTACGCTTCCCGGCATAGCGGGACTCGTTTTGACGCTCGGCATGGCGGTTGACGGAAACATCATCATATTCGAGAGGATAAAAGAGGAACTCATGGCGGGCAAAACCGCGGTTCACTCGATTGAAACGGGATACGCGAGATCCGTCTGGACCATACTTGACGCGAACGTCACGACGCTTCTCACGGCGCTTATACTCTTCTGGCTGGGCACCGGTCCCGTAAAAGGTTTTGCGGCAACGCTTTCAATCGGAATAGTGTCGACCGTTTTCAGCAACCTGATTGTGGCAAGAGTCTTTACGAACATGCTTTACAGAGACAAGAACCTAACGGAAGTAAGTATCTGA